The Lichenihabitans psoromatis genome contains a region encoding:
- a CDS encoding DsbA family oxidoreductase — protein MTDPIDSRPPLVIDIVSDVVCPWCYVGKRRLEAALAERADDDITVRWHPFQLDPTIPAGGLDRRDYMIKKFGSAERIDEIHGRLTEAGRGEGLEFAFDRITRSVNTLDAHRVLHWAAAAGVQDAVAEALFRAYFVDGRDIGSPAVLADLAASAGLNGVEVAEALAGSRDIELIQAEIAQAVRIGVSGVPFFIFAQSFAVSGAQAADVLATAIDRARAELASPAPMTA, from the coding sequence ATGACCGATCCGATCGACAGCCGGCCGCCGCTCGTGATCGACATCGTCTCCGATGTCGTCTGCCCCTGGTGCTATGTCGGCAAACGCCGGCTTGAGGCCGCACTGGCCGAACGCGCCGACGACGACATCACCGTGCGCTGGCACCCCTTTCAGCTCGACCCGACGATCCCGGCCGGTGGTCTCGATCGGCGCGACTACATGATCAAGAAGTTCGGCAGCGCCGAGCGGATCGATGAGATCCATGGGCGCCTGACCGAAGCGGGGCGCGGCGAAGGGCTAGAATTCGCTTTCGACCGGATCACCCGATCGGTCAATACGCTCGACGCGCATCGCGTGCTGCATTGGGCGGCGGCCGCAGGCGTGCAGGATGCCGTCGCCGAGGCGCTGTTCCGAGCCTATTTTGTCGACGGTCGCGACATCGGTTCGCCGGCGGTTCTGGCCGATCTAGCGGCTTCGGCCGGTCTGAACGGCGTGGAGGTGGCAGAAGCCCTTGCGGGCTCGCGCGACATCGAACTGATCCAGGCCGAGATTGCTCAGGCGGTTCGAATTGGCGTCTCGGGCGTGCCGTTTTTCATCTTCGCTCAGTCTTTCGCTGTGTCGGGCGCGCAGGCGGCCGACGTTCTTGCAACCGCCATCGACCGCGCCCGCGCCGAACTCGCCTCGCCTGCGCCGATGACCGCCTAA
- the preA gene encoding NAD-dependent dihydropyrimidine dehydrogenase subunit PreA: MVDLSTNFLGIRSPNPFWLASAPPTDRMTNVVRAFKAGWGGVVWKTLGEDPPVVNVSGPRYGAIHGPDRRLIGLNNIELITDRPLDLNLQEIKQVKRDWPDRAMVVSIMVPCDEASWKAILPRVEETGADGIELNFGCPHGMSERGMGSAVGQVPEYIEMVARWCKAYTRMPVIVKLTPNIADIRHPARAAKRGGADAVSLINTINSMMGVDLDRMCPSPQVDGKGTHGGYCGPAVKPIALSMVSEIARDPETYGLPISAIGGITTWRDAAEFIAMGAGSVQVCTAAMTYGFKVVEEMITGLKTWMASKGYERIDDFRGMAIGNVTDWQYLNLNYVVKASIDQDLCIKCGRCHIACEDTSHQAITAMVDGARKFVVKDEECVGCNLCVEVCPVESCITLVHQTEGVDPRTGLLNNRPYANWTTHPNNPASAAFKQAAE, translated from the coding sequence ATGGTCGATCTGAGCACGAATTTTCTCGGTATCCGCTCTCCAAACCCATTCTGGCTCGCCTCGGCGCCCCCGACCGACCGCATGACCAATGTGGTCCGCGCCTTCAAGGCGGGCTGGGGTGGCGTCGTCTGGAAAACGCTTGGCGAGGACCCGCCTGTCGTCAATGTGTCGGGCCCGCGCTACGGCGCGATCCACGGTCCGGATCGGCGGCTCATCGGCCTCAACAACATCGAGCTCATCACCGATCGCCCACTCGACCTCAACCTGCAGGAAATCAAACAGGTCAAGCGCGACTGGCCGGACCGCGCCATGGTGGTGTCGATCATGGTGCCCTGCGATGAGGCGAGCTGGAAGGCGATCCTGCCGCGCGTGGAAGAGACGGGCGCTGACGGGATCGAGTTGAATTTCGGGTGCCCGCACGGCATGTCGGAGCGTGGTATGGGCTCGGCGGTTGGTCAGGTCCCCGAATATATCGAGATGGTGGCGCGCTGGTGCAAAGCCTACACGCGGATGCCGGTGATCGTGAAGCTGACGCCGAACATCGCCGATATCCGGCATCCGGCACGAGCGGCGAAGCGCGGCGGGGCCGATGCCGTGTCGCTCATCAACACGATCAATTCGATGATGGGGGTCGATCTCGACCGCATGTGTCCGTCGCCGCAAGTCGACGGTAAGGGAACCCACGGCGGTTATTGCGGGCCGGCCGTCAAGCCGATCGCGCTCAGCATGGTGTCGGAGATCGCGCGTGATCCCGAGACCTACGGACTGCCGATCTCGGCGATCGGCGGCATCACGACCTGGCGCGACGCGGCCGAATTCATCGCCATGGGGGCCGGTTCGGTGCAGGTCTGCACCGCCGCGATGACCTATGGGTTCAAGGTCGTGGAGGAGATGATCACCGGCTTGAAAACATGGATGGCCAGCAAGGGTTACGAGCGGATCGACGACTTCAGAGGAATGGCGATCGGCAACGTGACCGATTGGCAATATCTCAACCTCAATTATGTCGTGAAGGCCAGCATCGATCAGGACCTCTGCATCAAGTGCGGCCGCTGCCACATCGCTTGCGAGGACACATCGCATCAGGCCATCACGGCGATGGTCGACGGGGCGCGTAAGTTCGTCGTGAAGGACGAAGAATGCGTCGGTTGCAACCTCTGTGTTGAGGTTTGCCCAGTCGAATCATGTATCACGCTCGTCCATCAGACCGAGGGTGTCGATCCGCGCACGGGCCTACTGAACAATCGTCCCTATGCCAATTGGACGACCCACCCCAACAACCCCGCATCGGCGGCGTTCAAGCAAGCTGCCGAATAA
- a CDS encoding NAD(P)-dependent oxidoreductase, with amino-acid sequence MEQSSETVTGGRLSADQYARNFADLTPPLTRHEAFVESDRCYFCYDAPCQNACPTKIDIPLFIRQIAADNAIGAAETILSANIMGGMCARVCPVETLCEEACVREHAEHKPVHIGLLQRHATDAIMKTGQQPFRRGPETGRRVAVVGAGPAGLACAHRLAQLGHAVTLLDAKPKLGGLNEYGIATYKAVDDFAQREVDFILSIGGIEARAGVALGRDFDLASLRAEYDAVFLGLGLAGFNALEGMDEAAHVIDAVGFIEQLRQASDKSTVAVGRRVVVIGGGMTAVDAAVQSKKLGAEEVTIVYRRGPEHMKASLFEQELAQRNGVTIRHWASPAGFEQASGRVSAALFAQRSPSDAAGGTALAANGGSALRIEADMVLLAIGQSFIEAPLGQGTLALSGGRIVIDDERRTSLPGVWAGGDCVAGGQDLTVSAVEDGKQAALSIDRLLQAAQQSVAGQEG; translated from the coding sequence ATGGAGCAGAGCAGCGAAACGGTGACGGGGGGACGTCTATCGGCCGACCAATATGCGCGAAATTTTGCTGACCTGACGCCGCCGCTGACCCGGCATGAGGCTTTCGTCGAATCCGATCGGTGCTACTTCTGCTACGACGCGCCCTGTCAGAACGCCTGTCCGACCAAGATCGATATTCCGCTCTTCATCCGTCAGATCGCGGCCGACAATGCCATCGGGGCCGCAGAGACGATTTTGTCCGCAAACATCATGGGCGGAATGTGCGCCCGCGTCTGCCCGGTCGAAACCCTCTGCGAGGAAGCCTGCGTCCGCGAACATGCGGAGCATAAGCCCGTTCACATCGGCCTGCTGCAGCGGCACGCGACCGACGCGATCATGAAGACCGGCCAGCAGCCCTTCCGACGTGGTCCTGAGACGGGTCGCCGCGTGGCGGTCGTGGGGGCTGGCCCGGCGGGTTTGGCGTGTGCCCATCGTCTCGCGCAACTCGGCCACGCCGTCACGCTGCTCGATGCCAAGCCCAAGCTCGGCGGCCTCAACGAATATGGGATCGCGACCTACAAGGCCGTCGACGATTTTGCCCAAAGGGAAGTGGACTTCATTCTGTCGATCGGCGGGATCGAAGCGCGGGCCGGGGTAGCGCTGGGACGCGACTTCGATCTCGCCTCGCTCCGGGCCGAATATGACGCGGTGTTCCTGGGCCTCGGGCTCGCGGGCTTTAATGCGCTCGAGGGAATGGACGAGGCCGCTCATGTGATCGATGCGGTCGGCTTCATCGAGCAACTTCGTCAGGCCTCCGACAAGTCGACCGTGGCGGTCGGCCGCCGCGTCGTGGTGATCGGCGGCGGCATGACGGCGGTGGACGCGGCCGTGCAATCAAAGAAGCTCGGGGCCGAAGAGGTCACGATCGTCTATCGGCGCGGGCCAGAACACATGAAGGCGAGCCTCTTCGAGCAGGAACTGGCGCAGCGCAACGGCGTCACGATCCGCCATTGGGCGAGCCCGGCGGGGTTTGAGCAGGCGAGCGGCCGTGTGTCGGCAGCCCTGTTCGCGCAGCGATCGCCCAGCGACGCGGCGGGCGGCACGGCTTTGGCGGCCAATGGCGGTTCGGCCCTGAGGATCGAGGCCGACATGGTGTTGCTGGCGATCGGCCAAAGCTTCATCGAAGCACCGCTTGGGCAGGGGACCTTGGCGCTGTCGGGCGGCAGGATCGTGATCGACGACGAACGCCGTACGTCACTGCCCGGCGTCTGGGCCGGCGGCGACTGTGTCGCGGGGGGCCAAGACCTGACCGTCAGCGCAGTCGAGGATGGCAAGCAGGCCGCCCTCTCGATCGATCGTCTGTTGCAAGCCGCCCAACAATCCGTCGCAGGCCAGGAGGGGTGA
- a CDS encoding adenylate/guanylate cyclase domain-containing protein, which yields MAQHDLWRGSLVQKARLVSGLILFAFATAHFFNHALGLVSLDAMLVFDDWRIAIDRSIIGSIVLLAALLIHVALATWKMVRRRTLRLPIAEWAQIVLGFAIPIFLLPHIVNTRVAATAFGVSDTYSYELARIWPVSFVPQSVLLLLVWIHGCLGLHFWLRSTPLYRRLAPLLLAIAVLLPFAALAGSSVQGRIIEAAIRDPARFQALKAETHWPDERASASIQSVREDAQNGYVVGLFAIAAAVALGLAVSQRAKRIQVQYVGGPLVRTELGPTVLEISRRNKIPHLSTCGGRGRCSTCRVLVLSGGAEAAPPSDAERKTLKTIGAADNVRLACQLRPSAAITIMPLLKSATTEQRLPAMAEADTAAERELAVLFVDMRGFTALTESRLPFDVIYILNQFFGTVGGPIHANDGWITNYAGDGLIALFGDPAGLAATCRSAMVAAAEIDRALSALNERLVNEMRQPLRIAMGLHAGAHVLGRVGYGEKPAMSVIGLAMNVASRLEAMAKTAGVQMAVSQIVADHGRLDTRDLRAEATAVRGLSAPIDVVFVEAARDLLPRLQSDALAS from the coding sequence TTGGCCCAACATGATCTGTGGCGCGGGTCGCTGGTGCAGAAGGCCCGTCTCGTCTCGGGGCTCATCCTGTTCGCCTTCGCGACCGCGCATTTTTTCAATCACGCATTGGGACTGGTCAGCCTTGATGCGATGCTGGTGTTCGACGACTGGCGCATCGCGATAGACCGATCGATCATCGGCAGCATCGTTCTTCTCGCGGCGCTGCTGATCCATGTGGCCTTGGCGACCTGGAAGATGGTGCGCCGTCGCACCCTCAGATTGCCCATCGCCGAATGGGCGCAGATCGTCCTCGGCTTCGCGATTCCGATCTTTTTGTTACCTCACATCGTCAATACCCGCGTGGCCGCCACCGCTTTCGGTGTCTCGGACACCTATTCCTATGAACTTGCCAGAATCTGGCCAGTCTCGTTCGTGCCTCAGAGCGTTCTGTTGCTCTTGGTCTGGATCCACGGATGCCTCGGTCTCCACTTCTGGCTAAGGTCGACCCCGCTGTATCGACGCCTTGCCCCGCTGCTGCTCGCAATCGCTGTCTTGTTGCCCTTTGCGGCGCTCGCCGGCTCCAGCGTTCAGGGCCGCATCATCGAAGCCGCCATTAGGGATCCGGCCCGGTTCCAGGCCCTGAAAGCTGAGACGCATTGGCCCGATGAGCGCGCCTCGGCCAGCATCCAGTCGGTGCGAGAGGACGCGCAGAACGGGTATGTGGTCGGGCTGTTCGCAATCGCGGCGGCCGTGGCGCTGGGCCTCGCCGTGTCGCAGCGCGCCAAGCGGATCCAGGTTCAGTATGTCGGCGGACCGTTGGTCCGAACCGAGCTCGGCCCAACGGTGCTGGAAATCAGCCGCCGGAATAAAATCCCCCATCTGTCGACCTGCGGCGGCCGCGGTCGCTGCTCGACCTGCCGCGTTCTGGTTTTGAGCGGCGGCGCTGAGGCGGCGCCGCCTTCCGACGCCGAACGCAAGACCCTGAAGACGATCGGGGCGGCAGACAATGTCCGCCTCGCCTGCCAACTTCGCCCCTCTGCCGCCATCACGATCATGCCGCTTCTGAAATCCGCCACGACCGAACAGCGGCTTCCCGCAATGGCGGAGGCCGACACGGCAGCCGAGCGAGAGCTCGCGGTTTTATTCGTCGACATGCGGGGGTTCACGGCCCTGACCGAGAGTCGGCTGCCGTTCGACGTGATCTACATCCTCAATCAGTTTTTTGGCACGGTGGGTGGCCCGATCCATGCGAATGACGGATGGATCACCAATTATGCAGGCGATGGGCTGATCGCCCTGTTTGGCGACCCGGCCGGGCTCGCCGCAACCTGCCGATCCGCCATGGTGGCGGCGGCCGAGATCGATCGCGCTCTATCGGCGCTCAACGAGCGCCTCGTAAACGAGATGCGGCAACCCCTCCGGATCGCCATGGGCCTGCATGCGGGCGCTCATGTTCTGGGCCGCGTGGGCTATGGCGAGAAACCCGCCATGTCGGTTATCGGTCTGGCCATGAACGTCGCCAGCCGCCTCGAAGCCATGGCCAAGACGGCTGGCGTCCAGATGGCCGTGTCGCAGATTGTTGCCGATCACGGGCGGTTGGACACGCGCGACTTACGAGCCGAAGCGACCGCCGTCCGAGGATTGAGTGCGCCGATCGATGTGGTCTTCGTGGAGGCCGCCCGCGACCTGCTGCCGCGTTTGCAAAGCGACGCGCTTGCAAGCTGA
- the betB gene encoding betaine-aldehyde dehydrogenase: protein MLPDVQPRGSHFIGGAYVDAPGGAEITSLYPATGEVIARVHAATSATVDQAVDAALEAQRAWGRKSGAERGRVLRRAADLLRDRNRALSQLETMDTGKPISETLVADAASGADCLDYFGGLAASIAGEQIDLGGSFAYTRREPLGVVGAIGAWNYPIQIACWKAAPALACGNAVVFKPSELTPLSALHLAEILLEAGLPPGVFNVVQGRGETGRALVEHPGVAKISLTGSVPTGKAVMAAAGAGIKHVTMELGGKSPLIVFDDADLDNAVGGAMLGNFYSAGQICSNGTRVFVQRRVYEAFLDRLTRRTDAIRLGDPLDQATQMGPLISEQQRVKVLSYIEVGRQEGARLVTGGEAPSLPRFEKGSFVRPTIFADVQDGMRIAREEIFGPVMSVLVFDHEDEVVERANDTEFGLAAGVFTKDIQRAHRTIANLQAGTCWINAYNLTPVEVPFGGVKRSGVGRENSRAAIDHYTRLKSVYVEMGDVDAPF, encoded by the coding sequence ATGCTGCCTGACGTCCAACCGCGCGGATCCCACTTCATCGGCGGCGCTTACGTTGACGCGCCGGGCGGGGCCGAGATCACGTCTCTCTATCCTGCGACCGGCGAGGTCATCGCGCGTGTTCACGCGGCAACGTCGGCGACGGTGGATCAGGCGGTCGATGCAGCACTTGAGGCCCAGCGCGCCTGGGGTCGGAAAAGTGGAGCCGAGCGGGGCCGGGTGCTGCGGAGGGCTGCCGACCTGTTGCGTGACCGCAATCGCGCCCTTTCTCAACTCGAGACGATGGATACCGGTAAGCCGATCAGTGAGACGCTGGTGGCGGATGCCGCGTCGGGAGCCGACTGCCTCGACTATTTCGGCGGTCTCGCGGCTTCGATCGCGGGCGAGCAGATCGACCTCGGCGGCTCGTTTGCCTATACGCGTCGCGAGCCGCTGGGCGTCGTCGGCGCCATCGGGGCGTGGAATTATCCGATCCAGATCGCCTGCTGGAAAGCCGCTCCGGCCCTCGCCTGCGGCAACGCAGTGGTGTTCAAACCTTCGGAGCTGACGCCATTATCGGCGCTGCACCTGGCCGAAATCCTGCTCGAAGCGGGTCTCCCGCCCGGCGTCTTTAATGTTGTGCAAGGACGTGGCGAGACAGGTCGCGCGCTGGTCGAGCACCCTGGCGTCGCCAAAATCTCGCTGACCGGCTCGGTGCCGACCGGCAAAGCCGTGATGGCGGCGGCCGGGGCAGGCATCAAGCATGTCACCATGGAGCTCGGCGGAAAGTCGCCGCTGATCGTGTTCGACGATGCCGATCTCGACAATGCGGTCGGTGGCGCCATGCTGGGAAATTTCTACTCGGCCGGACAGATCTGCTCGAACGGCACGCGCGTGTTCGTGCAGCGCCGTGTCTATGAGGCTTTCCTCGACCGGCTCACGCGCCGCACGGATGCGATCAGGCTCGGCGATCCGCTCGATCAGGCAACCCAGATGGGCCCCCTCATTTCGGAGCAGCAGCGCGTCAAGGTGTTGTCCTATATCGAGGTGGGGCGGCAGGAAGGCGCGCGGCTGGTTACCGGCGGCGAGGCCCCGAGCCTCCCCAGATTCGAGAAGGGGTCGTTCGTTCGGCCGACCATCTTCGCCGATGTGCAGGATGGGATGCGGATCGCACGAGAGGAGATCTTCGGGCCGGTCATGAGCGTGTTGGTATTCGATCATGAGGACGAGGTCGTCGAGCGGGCCAATGATACCGAATTTGGCTTGGCGGCCGGCGTCTTCACTAAAGACATCCAGCGGGCGCACCGCACGATCGCCAACCTGCAGGCCGGCACCTGCTGGATCAACGCCTATAATCTAACCCCGGTCGAGGTGCCGTTCGGCGGCGTCAAACGCTCCGGCGTCGGGCGGGAAAACTCACGCGCCGCGATCGATCATTATACGCGGCTGAAGTCGGTCTATGTCGAAATGGGCGACGTCGACGCGCCGTTCTAA
- a CDS encoding polyhydroxyalkanoic acid system family protein, which translates to MSKPLVVSIPHHLGKQEALRRLKDGIGYLKTNQSNRISVLEDKWLDDRLEFLVGAMGQTASGSLDVADDQVICTVQLPWVLALLADKAKGLIQKEGTLLLEKK; encoded by the coding sequence ATGTCCAAACCACTCGTGGTGTCCATTCCGCATCATCTCGGCAAACAGGAGGCCTTGCGCCGCCTGAAGGACGGGATCGGCTATCTCAAGACCAATCAATCCAACCGCATTTCCGTTCTCGAAGACAAGTGGCTGGACGACCGGCTCGAATTCCTCGTCGGCGCGATGGGACAGACGGCCTCCGGTTCGCTGGACGTCGCCGACGACCAGGTGATTTGTACGGTTCAATTGCCGTGGGTTCTGGCGCTTCTGGCCGACAAGGCGAAGGGTCTCATCCAGAAAGAAGGGACGCTTCTGCTCGAAAAGAAGTAG
- a CDS encoding aldo/keto reductase, producing MNKRQLGGSGFNVAPWCFGGNVFGWTADEAMSFRLLDAFIDAGFDFIDTADVYSRWAPGNKGGESETIIGKWLAERRNRDKVVIATKVGMEMGPGKDNLSKAYIVEAVEASLKRLQTDVIDLYQSHRDDAKTPPDETIAAYADLIKSGKVRAIGASNFSTERLAASLDLSEHDGLPRYETLQPEYNLYNRSAFETSLQPLCVARGVGVIPYYSLASGFLTGKYRSEADFGKSPRGGNMAKYLDARGLRILAALDQVADAHHATQSEVALAWLMAQPSIVAPIASATTVEQVVSLAKSADLSLSTGDIEILDQASTS from the coding sequence ATGAACAAGCGGCAACTTGGTGGATCGGGATTCAACGTTGCGCCGTGGTGTTTCGGCGGCAATGTCTTCGGATGGACAGCCGACGAGGCGATGTCGTTTCGATTGCTCGACGCTTTCATCGATGCCGGTTTCGACTTCATCGACACAGCGGATGTCTACTCCCGTTGGGCTCCGGGAAATAAGGGAGGCGAATCCGAAACCATCATTGGCAAATGGCTAGCCGAGCGGCGCAACCGCGACAAGGTCGTGATCGCCACCAAGGTCGGAATGGAGATGGGTCCGGGCAAGGACAATCTTTCGAAGGCCTATATCGTCGAAGCCGTTGAAGCATCGCTTAAGCGGCTGCAGACGGATGTGATCGATCTTTATCAATCGCATCGTGATGACGCCAAAACGCCACCCGACGAGACGATCGCGGCCTATGCCGATTTGATCAAGAGCGGCAAAGTCAGGGCCATCGGCGCGTCAAATTTCAGTACGGAGCGGCTCGCGGCGTCGCTGGACCTCAGTGAACACGACGGCTTGCCGCGCTATGAGACACTTCAGCCCGAATACAATCTGTATAATCGATCCGCGTTCGAGACCAGTTTGCAGCCTTTGTGCGTCGCTCGCGGCGTCGGCGTGATCCCCTATTATTCGCTGGCGTCAGGGTTCCTGACCGGGAAATATCGATCCGAGGCGGATTTTGGCAAAAGCCCACGCGGGGGCAATATGGCGAAATATCTCGATGCCCGCGGCCTGCGGATTTTGGCGGCATTGGATCAAGTGGCCGACGCCCATCATGCGACGCAGTCAGAAGTCGCGCTCGCTTGGCTGATGGCTCAGCCGTCGATCGTCGCCCCCATCGCAAGCGCCACGACGGTTGAGCAAGTCGTGAGCTTGGCCAAGTCTGCCGACCTCAGCCTATCGACCGGCGACATCGAGATTCTCGACCAAGCCAGCACCAGTTGA
- a CDS encoding BadF/BadG/BcrA/BcrD ATPase family protein, producing MSDHQHTDVPLFLGVDGGGSHCRMRLRDGRGTLLSAVEGGRSNVYLDFEPAIETIALCIDQCLAAGGLGAEDRARLHLGLGLAGVSSRAVADRVAERFKNVCSVTVTNDAEIACLGAHGGKDGGLIIAGTGSAAVARVGGLSTPVGGRGFIMGDDGSGARLGLEALRRALRAHDRLEPQTTLTTSLMAAFDNDPVTLIEWGRHAKSRDFGAFAPQVFEASIAGDPLALSLVHTAAGAIADLARALQDLGAVRISLVGGLASALRPFLPATTLSSLHEPLFDPLEGALLLAGCPLPGADRAP from the coding sequence ATGTCTGACCACCAGCACACCGATGTGCCCTTGTTTCTCGGGGTCGATGGAGGCGGCTCGCATTGTCGCATGCGTCTCCGCGACGGACGCGGCACCCTGCTGTCTGCAGTCGAAGGTGGTCGGTCAAACGTCTATCTCGATTTCGAGCCCGCGATCGAGACCATTGCGCTTTGCATCGATCAATGTCTGGCGGCAGGTGGCCTCGGCGCTGAGGATCGCGCGCGCCTTCATCTGGGGCTTGGCCTTGCGGGCGTCTCGAGTCGGGCCGTCGCTGACCGGGTCGCTGAACGGTTCAAGAACGTCTGTTCCGTCACCGTAACCAACGATGCGGAGATCGCCTGCCTGGGCGCGCATGGCGGCAAAGACGGGGGCCTCATCATCGCGGGCACCGGAAGTGCCGCAGTCGCGCGTGTCGGTGGTCTGAGCACGCCGGTCGGAGGGCGCGGCTTCATCATGGGCGACGATGGGTCTGGCGCACGACTCGGTCTCGAGGCACTGCGCCGCGCACTTCGGGCGCATGATCGACTGGAACCGCAGACCACGCTGACCACGTCCTTGATGGCAGCCTTCGACAACGATCCGGTCACTCTCATCGAGTGGGGGCGCCACGCTAAATCGCGAGATTTCGGAGCTTTCGCACCACAGGTCTTCGAGGCCTCGATTGCGGGTGATCCTCTGGCTCTTTCACTGGTCCATACAGCGGCGGGCGCGATCGCCGATTTGGCGCGTGCGCTTCAGGATCTCGGGGCGGTCCGCATCTCGCTTGTCGGCGGCTTGGCCTCCGCGCTTCGCCCCTTTTTGCCGGCAACGACATTGAGCAGCCTGCACGAGCCCTTGTTCGATCCGCTGGAGGGCGCTTTGCTCTTGGCGGGCTGTCCCTTGCCTGGTGCGGATCGCGCGCCGTGA
- a CDS encoding GntR family transcriptional regulator gives MNRSGSNVPRDARFDTALMALRQDISTGRFKDRDMLPGERDLSDLLAISRTTLRRVLSTLVEDGVLSHRHGVGTFVRRTPRGVPEPALPTLTSFTEEMRSRGLSPSSRDIGRGIFRATPEEAVMLACSPGDEVIRLTRLRYADDEPIAIDHAAIPRLLLDDPGEIGASLYEAFARVGLKPSRALRRIQAVTVTGLEAGRLCVPLGSAALAISTTAYLPDGRCCEFTRSIYRADRYDIASEVRAPISDPKDSKR, from the coding sequence GTGAACCGGTCCGGCTCGAACGTGCCGCGCGATGCCCGGTTCGATACGGCGCTCATGGCGCTGCGCCAGGATATCTCGACGGGACGCTTTAAAGATCGCGATATGCTTCCGGGCGAGCGAGACCTATCCGACCTGCTTGCAATTTCCCGCACGACCTTGCGGCGCGTGCTGTCGACCCTCGTCGAGGACGGTGTGCTTAGCCATCGGCACGGGGTCGGTACCTTCGTTCGCCGAACCCCGCGCGGCGTGCCGGAGCCGGCGTTGCCGACCCTGACGAGCTTTACCGAGGAGATGCGGTCACGCGGCCTCAGTCCGTCGTCGCGAGACATCGGACGCGGGATCTTCCGCGCGACACCGGAAGAGGCCGTGATGCTGGCCTGCTCGCCGGGCGACGAGGTCATACGCCTGACGAGGCTTCGCTATGCGGACGACGAGCCGATCGCGATCGATCACGCGGCTATCCCGCGTCTGCTGCTCGATGATCCCGGCGAGATCGGGGCATCGCTTTACGAGGCATTTGCCCGAGTTGGACTGAAGCCTAGTCGCGCTCTGCGGCGCATCCAGGCCGTGACCGTGACAGGCCTCGAGGCGGGGCGCCTCTGCGTTCCCCTGGGGAGTGCCGCGCTCGCGATCTCGACCACGGCTTACCTGCCCGACGGGCGATGTTGCGAATTCACCCGATCGATCTATCGCGCCGATCGGTACGACATTGCCTCCGAAGTCCGCGCCCCGATCAGCGATCCCAAGGATTCAAAGCGATGA
- a CDS encoding SIS domain-containing protein has translation MTELSPVASHMAREVAEIPEALGRQVAETAAAQAALGRRLRDMDPTVVVTIARGSSDHAALYLKHLVETRLGLPCCSIGPSVASVYGTALRLKGGVAVTISQSGGSPDLLAMQRAAKAGGALTIAIVNDVASPIAREADVLLPLCSGREISVAATKTMVASLFASAALVGAWSEDAALNQAVAALPDRLSDTASIPDEIVSWVAAQRSLYTIGRGPTFAAAAEAALKLKETSAIHAEAFSSAEVLHGPTGLIVDDFPVLCFMAEDAARAGMDATRDKLAGMGARCASFDRRLGDRFGVSIADCGHPLLAPLAMLQSFYALAERVAQRRGRNPDVPPHLQKVTQTL, from the coding sequence ATGACCGAGTTATCCCCCGTCGCCAGCCACATGGCCCGCGAGGTTGCCGAAATCCCGGAGGCGCTCGGACGCCAAGTGGCGGAGACGGCTGCGGCGCAGGCGGCGCTCGGGCGCCGTCTCCGCGACATGGACCCCACCGTCGTGGTGACGATCGCGCGCGGCAGCTCGGATCATGCGGCGCTTTATCTGAAGCATCTCGTCGAGACGCGCCTCGGGCTGCCGTGTTGCTCCATCGGTCCGTCGGTCGCCTCGGTCTATGGCACGGCCCTCCGCCTCAAAGGCGGGGTGGCGGTCACCATTTCGCAATCGGGCGGAAGCCCTGATCTCCTGGCCATGCAGCGCGCCGCCAAGGCCGGTGGAGCGTTGACGATTGCGATCGTCAACGACGTAGCGTCGCCGATCGCCAGAGAGGCCGATGTGCTTCTACCGCTTTGCAGCGGGCGGGAAATTTCGGTGGCGGCCACCAAGACCATGGTGGCGTCGCTCTTCGCGTCGGCCGCCCTGGTCGGAGCGTGGAGCGAGGATGCTGCCCTGAACCAGGCTGTCGCAGCGCTTCCCGATCGCCTCTCCGACACGGCTTCGATCCCGGACGAGATCGTGTCGTGGGTGGCGGCGCAGCGATCGCTTTACACCATCGGGCGTGGGCCGACCTTCGCGGCCGCCGCAGAGGCGGCTTTGAAGTTGAAGGAGACGTCCGCGATTCACGCCGAAGCCTTCTCGTCGGCCGAAGTGCTGCATGGGCCGACGGGCCTCATCGTCGATGACTTTCCGGTTCTGTGTTTCATGGCCGAGGACGCGGCTCGCGCCGGTATGGACGCGACGCGCGACAAACTCGCCGGTATGGGGGCGCGTTGCGCCAGCTTCGATCGGCGCCTTGGTGATCGCTTCGGCGTCTCTATCGCTGACTGCGGACATCCGTTGTTGGCGCCTCTCGCCATGCTCCAGAGCTTTTACGCTCTGGCCGAGCGGGTCGCCCAAAGGCGCGGCCGCAATCCGGATGTGCCGCCGCATCTTCAGAAGGTCACCCAGACCCTATGA